The following are from one region of the Nicotiana tabacum cultivar K326 chromosome 3, ASM71507v2, whole genome shotgun sequence genome:
- the LOC142177609 gene encoding uncharacterized protein LOC142177609 — protein MVVVDTSVSSSSSSTYVSDPSNPLHLSSSDVPTISLISNPFSGTGFGDESCPRPVDDSPQIKLWDRCNNMVISWMTSSVSPDIAESVQYSKTAQSSLDIASYFNKLKKLWDELAFLRSKYTNRCNCGGRSEEQEENKLYQFLMGLNDTYVSVRSNLLMMQPLPSLYNAYNILLQDERQRQVSPSPQFKNESVSFNVNFHNSVNKHPTANQLPITPKQYIQRVNFDQTKSNLVCKYCKKPEHLIEKCYKLHGFPPNFKFTKGKRIAGNVEVQNLGVNSDSTNLPSECPPDSASLVPGLTKEQYTQLLHLLQQNHVSDSPT, from the exons ATGGTTGTTGTGGATACCTCTGTTAGCTCTAGCAGCTCTAGCACTTATGTCTCAGATCCCTCAAATCCTCTTCATCTTTCATCTTCTGATGTCCCTACGATCTCTCTTATTTCTAACCCTTTTTCTGGGACTGGTTTTGGGG ATGAGTCATGCCCTAGACCTGTTGATGACTCTCCTCAAATTAAATTGTGGGATAGGTGTAATAACATGGTCATTTCGTGGATGACTAGTTCCGTATCCCCTGACATTGCTGAGAGCGTCCAATACTCAAAAACTGCTCAGA GTTCATTAGACATTGCTTCATATTTCAATAAGTTGAAGAAACTTTGGGACGAGTTGGCCTTCTTGCGCTCTAAGTATACCAATAGATGTAATTGTGGGGGTAGGTCTGAGGAGCAAGAGGAGAACAAACTCTATCAATTTCTCATGGGGTTGAACGACACTTATGTTAGTGTCCGGAGTAATTTGCTCATGATGCAACCTCTACCTTCTCTATATAATGCTTACAATATTCTTCTCCAAGATGAAAGACAAAGACAAGTCAGTCCTAGTCCTCAGTTCAAAAATGAATCAGTCTCTTTTAATGTCAACTTTCACAATTCTGTTAACAAACATCCAACAGCCAATCAACTTCCTATTACTCCAAAACAGTATATTCAAAGAGTCAATTTTGATCAGACAAAGTCCAATTTGGTGTGCAAGTATTGCAAAAAACCTGAGCATCTCATTGAGAAGTGCTATAAACTTCATGGTTTTCCACCCAATTTTAAGTTCACCAAAGGGAAGAGAATTGCTGGGAATGTTGAAGTTCAGAACCTTGGTGTAAATTCTGATTCAACTAATCTTCCATCTGAGTGTCCTCCTGACTCTGCTTCATTGGTCCCTGGGCTAACCAAAGAACAATACACTCAATTGCTACACTTGCTGCAGCAGAATCATGTTTCTGATTCACCTACTTAA